The following are encoded together in the Streptomyces sp. NBC_00358 genome:
- a CDS encoding carboxymuconolactone decarboxylase family protein has protein sequence MAPSLSTPFRYTTPPARKSAGGATADVYTQLASDFGMERPATFVVLSSAPELLTATWALMRESLIAGEGDRTGKELAALGVSLANRCPFCVDAHTMLLHATGDHALAEAVARGETPSDEGHARVLAWGRASRAPGARELTPYPFPAAHAPAYIGTMLSFHFINRIASALLTENLLPGNAQRFRAVRSLGGRSLARTVRRRPAPGAGLTVLDAPGPGPGWARGTSVGPAYAALREAATAGGGLLDEADRAVVRETLKGWDGAHPSLAWDGLPDRSRPGARLALLAALAPYRVTDEDVAAWRAPGRSDRSLVRLVSYGAFAAVDRVERALPAYTTKP, from the coding sequence ATGGCCCCGTCCCTCTCGACCCCCTTCCGGTACACCACCCCGCCCGCGCGCAAGTCCGCCGGCGGCGCGACCGCCGACGTCTACACCCAACTGGCCTCCGACTTCGGCATGGAACGTCCGGCCACCTTCGTCGTCCTCTCGTCCGCGCCCGAACTCCTCACCGCCACCTGGGCGTTGATGCGGGAGTCGCTGATCGCGGGCGAGGGCGACCGGACCGGGAAGGAACTCGCCGCGCTCGGGGTGTCGTTGGCCAACCGATGCCCCTTCTGCGTGGACGCGCACACCATGCTGCTGCACGCCACCGGGGACCATGCCCTCGCCGAGGCGGTCGCGCGCGGGGAGACGCCGTCCGACGAGGGGCACGCCCGCGTACTGGCCTGGGGCAGGGCGAGCAGGGCGCCCGGCGCACGGGAGTTGACGCCGTACCCCTTCCCCGCCGCGCACGCTCCCGCGTACATCGGCACGATGCTCAGCTTCCACTTCATCAACCGGATCGCCTCCGCGCTGCTGACCGAGAACCTCCTTCCGGGGAACGCTCAGCGGTTCCGGGCGGTACGGAGTCTGGGCGGGCGTTCGCTGGCCAGGACGGTGCGCCGCCGGCCGGCCCCGGGTGCGGGTCTCACGGTGCTCGACGCCCCTGGACCGGGTCCCGGCTGGGCGCGGGGCACCTCCGTCGGTCCCGCCTACGCCGCCCTGCGCGAGGCCGCGACCGCGGGGGGAGGACTGCTCGACGAGGCGGACCGCGCCGTCGTACGGGAAACGCTCAAGGGGTGGGACGGCGCGCATCCCTCGCTCGCGTGGGACGGCCTCCCCGACCGGTCGCGCCCCGGAGCGCGCCTGGCGCTGCTGGCCGCGCTCGCCCCGTACCGCGTAACGGACGAGGACGTGGCGGCCTGGCGCGCACCCGGCCGTTCCGACCGCTCCCTGGTGCGCCTCGTCTCCTACGGAGCGTTCGCGGCCGTCGACCGCGTCGAACGGGCCCTCCCGGCGTACACCACGAAGCCGTAG
- a CDS encoding NCS1 family nucleobase:cation symporter-1 — MTETVPPDSPPAGQVTLPDGRVEIAPDAPVPTGPYANDDLLPVPVEKRTWTTYNFSALWVGMAHNTASWTLASGLIAVGMDWKQAVLTIALANLVVLVPMLLTGHAGPKYGIPFPVFARASFGVRGANLPAVVRALVACGWFGIQTWIGGEAIYFLAGKLFGDNWANASHIGGYAWTMWLSFAIFWVLQVAIIYRGMETIRRFENWAAPFVLVGAGVMLWWMSSKAGGFGPLLDQPSKLGWGGDFWKLFWPSLMGMIGFWSTLSLNIPDFTRYGRSQKAQTWGQALGLPTTMTLFAFLSVMVTSGSQAVYGKAVWDPVQLAAKTDNVVGIIFALVTVLVATLSVNIAANLVSPAFDFSNIAPRKINFRTGALATCVLGVLIFPWKLYSDPQGYIFTWLGLVGGLLGTVAGILIADYWILRRTKLDLADLYRTGGRYWYDGGWNWRAVAAFVTGGVLAVGGADFHPLVDGRPIPALRSLADYGWAVGLGTSMVLYLVLMTLRGKDRAAV; from the coding sequence ATGACAGAAACCGTCCCCCCGGACAGCCCGCCCGCCGGACAGGTCACGCTCCCCGACGGCCGGGTGGAGATCGCGCCCGACGCTCCTGTGCCCACCGGCCCCTACGCCAACGACGACCTGCTGCCGGTTCCGGTCGAGAAGCGCACCTGGACCACGTACAACTTCTCGGCCCTGTGGGTCGGCATGGCCCACAACACCGCTTCCTGGACGCTGGCTTCCGGGCTCATAGCCGTCGGCATGGACTGGAAGCAGGCCGTCCTCACCATCGCGCTCGCCAACCTCGTCGTGCTCGTCCCGATGCTGCTCACCGGGCACGCGGGACCCAAGTACGGCATCCCCTTCCCGGTCTTCGCCCGCGCGTCCTTCGGGGTCCGCGGGGCCAACCTCCCCGCTGTCGTACGGGCGTTGGTGGCGTGCGGCTGGTTCGGCATCCAGACCTGGATCGGCGGCGAGGCGATCTACTTCCTCGCCGGGAAGCTCTTCGGCGACAACTGGGCGAACGCCTCGCACATCGGCGGCTACGCCTGGACCATGTGGCTGTCCTTCGCGATCTTCTGGGTACTCCAGGTCGCCATCATCTACCGGGGCATGGAGACCATCCGCCGGTTCGAGAACTGGGCCGCGCCCTTCGTGCTCGTCGGCGCCGGCGTGATGCTGTGGTGGATGAGCAGCAAGGCCGGCGGCTTCGGTCCGCTGCTCGACCAGCCGTCGAAGCTCGGCTGGGGCGGTGACTTCTGGAAACTGTTCTGGCCCTCGCTGATGGGCATGATCGGCTTCTGGTCCACCCTGTCGCTGAACATCCCCGACTTCACCCGGTACGGCAGGAGCCAGAAGGCGCAGACCTGGGGGCAGGCGCTCGGCCTCCCCACGACCATGACGCTCTTCGCGTTCCTGTCCGTCATGGTCACCTCGGGCTCGCAGGCCGTGTACGGCAAGGCCGTCTGGGACCCGGTCCAGCTCGCGGCCAAGACGGACAACGTCGTCGGCATCATCTTCGCCCTGGTCACCGTGCTGGTCGCGACGCTGTCCGTGAACATCGCGGCGAACCTGGTCTCCCCGGCCTTCGACTTCTCCAACATCGCGCCCCGGAAGATCAATTTCCGCACCGGCGCGCTCGCCACCTGTGTCCTCGGCGTACTGATCTTCCCGTGGAAGCTGTACTCCGACCCGCAGGGCTACATCTTCACCTGGCTGGGCCTGGTCGGCGGTCTGCTCGGGACGGTCGCGGGCATCCTCATCGCCGACTACTGGATCCTGCGGCGCACCAAGCTCGACCTCGCCGACCTGTACCGCACGGGTGGCCGCTACTGGTACGACGGCGGCTGGAACTGGCGGGCCGTGGCCGCCTTCGTCACCGGCGGCGTCCTGGCCGTCGGCGGCGCGGACTTCCACCCGCTGGTCGACGGGCGGCCCATCCCCGCGCTGCGGTCGCTCGCCGACTACGGATGGGCGGTCGGACTGGGCACCTCGATGGTGCTCTACCTGGTGCTGATGACGCTCCGCGGAAAGGACAGGGCCGCGGTCTGA
- a CDS encoding TIGR03842 family LLM class F420-dependent oxidoreductase has translation MDFGLVLQTDPPASRVIELMKRAEANGFTYGWTFDSAVLWQEPFVIYSQILANTEKLTVGPMVTNPGTRTWEVTASTFATLNDMYGNRTVCGIGRGDSAMRVAGRKPNTLARISGAMKVIRALGRGDEADLGGTVIKFPWVRPGAELPVWMAAYGPKALKMTGEEADGFILQLADLYLTEYMVKAVKDAAAEAGRDPAEVKICVAAPAYITEDDSPEALAHAREQCRWFGGMVGNHVADLVSKYGEHSAAVPDELTDYIKAREGYDYSHHGRADNPDTAFVPDEIVDRFCLIGTAERHIEKLNALRELGVDQFAVYDMHDAQEATIDAYGTQVIPGINGQ, from the coding sequence ATGGACTTCGGACTCGTCCTGCAGACAGACCCCCCGGCCTCCCGTGTCATCGAGCTGATGAAGCGGGCCGAGGCCAACGGCTTCACGTACGGCTGGACCTTCGACTCGGCCGTGCTCTGGCAGGAACCCTTTGTGATCTACAGTCAGATTCTCGCCAACACCGAGAAGCTGACGGTCGGCCCGATGGTCACCAACCCGGGCACCCGTACCTGGGAGGTCACCGCCTCCACCTTCGCGACGCTCAACGACATGTACGGCAACCGCACGGTGTGCGGCATCGGGCGCGGCGACTCGGCGATGCGCGTCGCCGGACGCAAGCCCAACACCCTCGCCCGCATAAGCGGTGCGATGAAGGTCATCCGCGCCCTCGGCCGGGGCGACGAGGCCGACCTCGGCGGCACCGTCATCAAGTTCCCGTGGGTCAGGCCGGGGGCCGAACTGCCGGTCTGGATGGCCGCGTACGGCCCGAAGGCCCTGAAGATGACCGGCGAGGAGGCCGACGGCTTCATCCTCCAGCTCGCCGACCTCTATCTCACCGAGTACATGGTCAAGGCCGTGAAGGACGCGGCGGCCGAAGCCGGGCGCGACCCCGCCGAGGTGAAGATCTGCGTGGCCGCGCCCGCGTACATCACCGAGGACGACTCGCCCGAGGCACTCGCCCACGCCCGCGAGCAGTGCCGGTGGTTCGGCGGCATGGTCGGCAACCACGTCGCCGACCTGGTCTCCAAGTACGGCGAGCACTCGGCCGCCGTACCCGACGAACTCACCGACTACATCAAGGCCCGTGAGGGGTACGACTACTCCCACCACGGACGGGCCGACAACCCCGACACGGCGTTCGTGCCCGACGAGATCGTCGACCGGTTCTGCCTGATCGGAACGGCCGAGCGGCACATCGAGAAGCTGAACGCGCTGCGTGAGCTGGGCGTCGACCAGTTCGCGGTCTACGACATGCACGACGCCCAGGAGGCCACCATCGACGCGTACGGCACACAGGTCATCCCCGGCATCAACGGGCAGTAA
- the hydA gene encoding dihydropyrimidinase, with translation MSRTVIRGGLVITASDEIHADVLIEDGRIAALAASGTPAAESWTAERTIDATGKYVIPGGVDAHTHMELPFGGTFASDTFETGTRAAAWGGTTTIIDFAVQSVGHSLREGLDAWNAKADGNCAIDYAFHMIVSDVNQETLKEMDLLVEEGVTSFKQFMAYPGVFYSDDGQILRAMQRSAENGGLIMMHAENGIAIDVLVEQALARGETDPRYHGEVRKALLEAEATHRAIKLAQVAGAPLYVVHVSATEAVAEIARARDEGLNVFGETCPQYLFLSTDNLAEPDFEGAKYVCSTPLRPKEHQTALWRGLRTNDLQVVSTDHCPFCFTGQKELGRGDFSKIPNGLPGVENRMDLLHQAVVDGHISRRRWIEIACATPARMFGLYPKKGTIAPGADADVVIYDPHAEQIMSVETHHMNVDYSAYEGKRVTGRVETVLSRGEPVITEREFTGRAGHGVYTPRSTCQYLL, from the coding sequence ATGAGCCGTACCGTCATCCGGGGTGGTCTCGTCATCACCGCGTCCGACGAGATCCACGCCGACGTCCTGATCGAGGACGGCCGGATCGCCGCCCTCGCGGCGAGCGGCACACCCGCGGCCGAGTCGTGGACGGCCGAGCGCACCATCGACGCCACCGGCAAGTACGTCATCCCGGGCGGCGTCGACGCCCACACCCACATGGAACTGCCCTTCGGCGGCACCTTCGCCTCCGACACCTTCGAGACCGGCACCCGGGCCGCCGCCTGGGGCGGTACCACCACCATCATCGACTTCGCGGTCCAGAGCGTCGGCCACTCGCTGCGCGAGGGCCTGGACGCCTGGAACGCCAAGGCCGACGGCAACTGCGCCATCGACTACGCGTTCCACATGATCGTCTCCGACGTCAACCAGGAGACGCTCAAGGAGATGGACCTGCTGGTCGAGGAGGGCGTCACCTCCTTCAAGCAGTTCATGGCCTATCCGGGCGTCTTCTACAGCGACGACGGCCAGATCCTGCGCGCCATGCAGCGCTCCGCCGAGAACGGCGGCCTCATCATGATGCACGCCGAGAACGGCATCGCGATCGACGTGCTCGTCGAACAGGCGCTGGCCCGCGGCGAGACCGATCCGCGGTACCACGGGGAGGTGCGCAAGGCGCTCCTGGAGGCCGAGGCCACCCACCGCGCCATCAAGCTCGCCCAGGTCGCCGGCGCCCCGCTCTACGTCGTGCACGTGTCCGCCACCGAAGCCGTGGCCGAGATCGCCCGCGCACGTGACGAAGGCCTGAACGTGTTCGGCGAGACCTGCCCCCAGTACCTGTTCCTGTCGACCGACAACCTCGCGGAGCCGGACTTCGAGGGCGCGAAGTACGTGTGCAGTACGCCCCTTCGGCCCAAGGAACACCAGACGGCCCTGTGGCGCGGCCTGCGTACCAACGACCTCCAGGTCGTGTCGACGGACCACTGCCCCTTCTGCTTCACCGGCCAGAAGGAGCTCGGCCGCGGCGACTTCTCGAAGATCCCCAACGGCCTTCCCGGCGTCGAGAACCGTATGGACCTGCTCCACCAGGCCGTCGTCGACGGACACATCTCCCGGCGCCGCTGGATCGAGATCGCCTGCGCCACCCCGGCCCGGATGTTCGGCCTGTACCCGAAGAAGGGCACCATCGCGCCCGGCGCCGACGCCGACGTCGTCATCTACGACCCGCACGCCGAGCAGATCATGTCGGTCGAGACCCACCACATGAACGTCGACTACTCGGCGTACGAGGGCAAACGCGTCACCGGACGGGTCGAGACCGTGCTCTCGCGTGGTGAACCGGTCATCACCGAGCGGGAGTTCACCGGACGCGCGGGTCACGGCGTCTACACCCCGCGTTCCACCTGTCAGTACCTTCTCTGA
- a CDS encoding nitrilase-related carbon-nitrogen hydrolase — protein MSRVIRAAVFQTAWTGDKESMIQVHEQAARDAAAQGAQVLCFQELFYGPYFCQVQDKEFYAYAEQIPEGPIVRRFQALAKELGLVLVLPMYEEEQPGVLYNTAAVIDADGSYLGKYRKTHIPQVPGFWEKFYFRPGNSGWPVFDTAVGRIGVYICYDRHFPEGWRALGLAGAEIVFNPSATSRGLSGYLWQLEQPAAAVANEYFVGAINRVGVEEYGDNDFYGTSYFVDPEAQFVGEVASDKESELVVRDLDMAKLREVRDRWQFYRDRAPGAYGPLTAP, from the coding sequence ATGAGCAGAGTGATCCGCGCCGCCGTCTTCCAGACCGCATGGACCGGCGACAAGGAATCGATGATCCAGGTCCACGAGCAGGCGGCCCGCGACGCGGCCGCGCAGGGCGCCCAGGTCCTGTGCTTCCAGGAGCTGTTCTACGGACCGTACTTCTGCCAGGTCCAGGACAAAGAGTTCTACGCGTACGCCGAGCAGATCCCCGAAGGTCCGATCGTCCGGCGCTTCCAGGCGCTGGCGAAGGAACTGGGCCTCGTCCTCGTCCTGCCGATGTACGAGGAGGAACAGCCCGGCGTCCTGTACAACACCGCGGCCGTGATCGACGCCGACGGCTCCTACCTGGGCAAGTACCGCAAGACCCACATTCCCCAAGTCCCCGGATTCTGGGAGAAGTTCTACTTCCGGCCCGGGAACTCGGGCTGGCCCGTCTTCGACACGGCCGTCGGCCGGATCGGCGTCTACATCTGCTACGACCGGCACTTCCCGGAGGGCTGGCGGGCACTGGGCCTCGCGGGTGCCGAGATCGTCTTCAACCCCTCGGCCACCTCACGCGGTCTCTCCGGCTACCTCTGGCAGCTGGAGCAGCCGGCCGCGGCCGTCGCCAACGAGTACTTCGTGGGGGCGATCAACCGTGTGGGCGTCGAGGAGTACGGCGACAACGACTTCTACGGGACCTCGTACTTCGTGGACCCCGAGGCGCAGTTCGTCGGGGAGGTGGCGAGCGACAAGGAGAGCGAACTCGTCGTCCGCGACCTGGACATGGCCAAGCTCCGCGAGGTCCGCGACCGTTGGCAGTTCTACCGCGACCGCGCCCCGGGCGCCTACGGGCCGCTGACCGCGCCCTAG
- a CDS encoding PucR family transcriptional regulator has protein sequence MTTALEPALSVRQVLALDRVLAGEPEVVAGAGHLDRFVRWVHVAEAADVGVMLSGGEMVLTTGVLLAGDPDAQAEYIRSLHRAEAAAVVLGLGRAFPAPPDVMRRAAERCGLPMVVLHRPFPFAELTEEVQSRLVRSKFAAVSLSEAVRTALTGLITTGAPLQRMLDEIAVHAGCPVVVTNLAHRVLATAGERSAVDDVLRDWDRIARQAGGSEGDGWIRAELGGRGERWGRIVLCGHRGDAATGRLLADRAAEALVLHRMLGGSAHTWEEESAQGLLTDLVSGVVPARQLLPRARAAGLPVNRRTFVPLVVRDGDAAQLDRVLRLLGLPGLVAELSDGATALLLSLARDQDADALAAHFALRLRHETGVPTTVAAAGARTAWDDVPAGLREALHVAEAAADAPADQDRPALVRLRDVHLRGLVRLLRDDPHVQSFAERELDGLLCGARADPRLLPVLRTYLATGRNKSRTAQLHHVSRPALYRRLELIQERLGVDLDDFEQAASVHIALLAHDAQQR, from the coding sequence ATGACCACCGCCTTGGAACCCGCCCTGTCGGTCCGCCAGGTCCTCGCCCTGGACCGGGTGCTCGCCGGAGAGCCCGAGGTGGTGGCCGGGGCCGGCCACCTCGACCGCTTCGTCCGCTGGGTGCATGTCGCCGAGGCCGCCGACGTGGGCGTGATGCTCAGCGGCGGCGAAATGGTCCTCACCACGGGGGTGTTGCTCGCGGGAGACCCTGACGCCCAGGCCGAGTACATCCGCTCGCTGCACCGCGCCGAGGCGGCGGCCGTCGTCCTCGGCCTCGGCCGGGCCTTCCCCGCGCCCCCGGACGTGATGCGCCGGGCCGCCGAACGCTGCGGACTCCCCATGGTGGTGCTCCACCGGCCCTTCCCCTTCGCGGAGTTGACGGAGGAGGTCCAGTCCCGGCTGGTGCGGAGCAAGTTCGCCGCCGTGAGCCTCTCCGAGGCCGTACGCACCGCGCTCACCGGGCTCATCACCACCGGCGCCCCCCTCCAGCGCATGCTCGACGAGATCGCCGTGCACGCCGGATGCCCCGTCGTCGTCACCAACCTCGCCCACCGGGTCCTGGCCACCGCAGGTGAACGCTCCGCCGTCGACGACGTGTTGCGCGACTGGGACCGGATCGCCAGGCAGGCGGGCGGCAGCGAGGGCGACGGATGGATCCGCGCCGAACTGGGCGGACGGGGGGAGAGATGGGGCCGCATCGTGCTGTGCGGCCACCGCGGTGACGCGGCGACCGGACGGCTGCTCGCCGACCGTGCCGCCGAGGCCCTGGTCCTGCACCGCATGCTCGGCGGCTCCGCCCACACCTGGGAGGAGGAGTCCGCGCAGGGCCTGCTGACCGACCTGGTGAGCGGAGTCGTACCGGCCCGCCAGCTTCTGCCGCGAGCGCGGGCCGCCGGACTGCCCGTCAACCGCCGCACCTTCGTGCCCCTGGTGGTGCGGGACGGCGACGCGGCCCAACTCGACCGTGTGCTACGCCTGCTGGGGCTGCCCGGGCTCGTCGCCGAGCTGTCCGACGGAGCGACCGCCCTGCTGCTCAGCCTCGCCCGCGACCAGGACGCGGACGCCCTGGCCGCGCACTTCGCCCTGCGGCTGCGGCACGAGACCGGAGTGCCCACCACCGTGGCCGCCGCCGGAGCCCGTACCGCCTGGGACGACGTCCCCGCCGGACTGCGCGAGGCCCTGCATGTCGCCGAGGCCGCCGCCGACGCACCCGCCGACCAGGACCGGCCCGCGCTGGTGCGGCTGCGGGACGTCCATCTGCGCGGCCTCGTACGGCTGTTGCGGGACGATCCGCACGTCCAGTCGTTCGCGGAACGGGAACTCGACGGGCTGCTCTGCGGGGCACGGGCGGACCCGCGGCTGCTGCCCGTCCTGCGGACCTACCTCGCCACCGGACGCAACAAGTCGCGCACCGCCCAGCTCCACCATGTCAGCCGGCCCGCGCTCTACCGCCGCCTGGAACTCATACAGGAGCGGCTCGGTGTCGACCTCGACGACTTCGAGCAGGCCGCGTCCGTCCACATCGCCCTGCTCGCGCACGACGCACAACAACGGTGA
- a CDS encoding aspartate aminotransferase family protein, translating into MTDLYARHQAVLPDWLALYYEDPIEITHGEGRHVWDAEGNKYLDFFGGILTTMTAHALPEVTKAVSEQAGRIIHSSTLYLNRPMVELAERVAHLSGIPDARVFFTTSGTEANDTALLLATAHRRSNQILAMRNSYHGRSFSSVGITGNKGWSPTSLSPLQTLYVHGGVRTRGPYADLDDKAFVAACVEDLRDLLGHVRPPAALIAEPVQGVGGFTAPPDGLYAAFREVLQEHGVLWISDEVQTGWGRTGEHFWGWQAHAASGPPDMLTFAKGIGNGMSIGGVVARAEIMNSLDSNSISTFGGSPVTMAAGLANLTYLLEHDLQGNARRVGGLLLERLRAIGAQLGCVREVRGRGLMIGVELVRPGTDRANPEGAAAVLEAACEEGLLIGKGGGHDTSVLRIAPPLSLTVAEAEEGAAILERALRRAQ; encoded by the coding sequence ATGACCGACCTGTACGCCCGCCACCAGGCCGTCCTGCCCGACTGGCTCGCCCTCTACTACGAGGACCCGATCGAGATCACGCACGGCGAGGGCCGCCACGTCTGGGACGCCGAGGGCAACAAGTACCTCGACTTCTTCGGCGGCATCCTCACCACGATGACCGCTCACGCCCTGCCCGAGGTGACGAAGGCGGTCAGCGAGCAGGCCGGCCGGATCATCCACTCCTCGACGCTCTACCTCAACCGGCCGATGGTCGAACTCGCCGAGCGCGTAGCCCACTTGTCGGGCATTCCGGACGCCCGCGTCTTCTTCACCACCTCCGGCACCGAGGCCAACGACACGGCCCTGCTGCTCGCCACCGCCCACCGGCGGAGCAACCAGATCCTGGCCATGCGCAACAGCTACCACGGCCGGTCGTTCAGCTCGGTCGGGATCACCGGCAACAAGGGCTGGTCACCCACCTCCCTGTCCCCCCTCCAGACGCTGTACGTGCACGGCGGCGTCCGCACCCGCGGCCCCTACGCCGACCTCGACGACAAGGCGTTCGTCGCCGCCTGTGTCGAGGACCTCCGGGACCTGCTCGGCCATGTGCGCCCGCCGGCGGCGCTGATCGCCGAACCCGTCCAGGGCGTCGGCGGCTTCACCGCACCGCCCGACGGCCTGTACGCGGCCTTCCGCGAGGTCCTCCAAGAGCACGGTGTCCTCTGGATCTCCGACGAGGTGCAGACGGGCTGGGGCCGCACCGGCGAGCACTTCTGGGGATGGCAGGCGCACGCCGCCTCCGGCCCGCCCGACATGCTCACCTTCGCCAAGGGCATCGGCAACGGCATGTCCATCGGCGGTGTGGTCGCCCGCGCCGAGATCATGAACAGCCTCGACTCCAACTCCATCTCGACCTTCGGCGGTTCACCGGTCACCATGGCGGCGGGGCTGGCGAACCTCACCTACCTCCTCGAACACGACCTCCAGGGCAACGCCCGGCGCGTCGGCGGCCTGCTCCTCGAACGGCTCCGCGCGATCGGCGCCCAACTCGGCTGCGTACGCGAGGTACGCGGGCGCGGACTGATGATCGGCGTCGAACTGGTCCGGCCCGGCACCGACCGAGCGAACCCCGAAGGGGCCGCGGCCGTACTCGAAGCGGCCTGCGAGGAAGGCCTGTTGATCGGCAAGGGCGGCGGTCACGACACCAGCGTGCTGCGCATCGCCCCGCCGCTGTCCCTCACCGTCGCGGAGGCGGAGGAGGGTGCGGCGATCCTTGAACGCGCCCTGAGGCGGGCCCAGTAA
- a CDS encoding nitrilase-related carbon-nitrogen hydrolase — translation MANVVRAALVQATWTGDTASMVAKHEEHAREAARQGAKVIGFQEVFNAPYFCQVQEPEHYGWAEPVPDGPTVTRMKELARETGMVIVVPVFEVEQSGFYFNTAAVIDADGTYLGKYRKHHIPQVKGFWEKYYFKPGNLGWPVFDTAVGRIGVYICYDRHFPEGWRQLGLNGAQLVYNPSATSRGLSAHLWQLEQPAAAVANEYFIAAINRVGQEEYGDNDFYGTSYFVDPRGQFVGETASDKAEELIVRDLDFDLIEEVRQQWAFYRDRRPDAYEGLVQP, via the coding sequence ATGGCCAACGTCGTACGTGCCGCCCTGGTCCAGGCCACCTGGACCGGGGACACCGCATCCATGGTCGCCAAGCACGAGGAGCACGCCCGCGAGGCGGCCCGGCAGGGTGCCAAGGTCATCGGATTCCAGGAAGTCTTCAACGCCCCCTACTTCTGCCAGGTCCAGGAGCCGGAGCACTACGGCTGGGCGGAACCGGTCCCCGACGGGCCCACCGTCACCCGTATGAAGGAGCTCGCGCGCGAGACCGGCATGGTGATCGTCGTCCCCGTGTTCGAGGTCGAGCAGTCCGGCTTCTACTTCAACACGGCGGCGGTGATCGACGCCGACGGCACGTACCTCGGCAAGTACCGCAAGCACCACATCCCGCAGGTGAAGGGCTTCTGGGAGAAGTACTACTTCAAGCCCGGCAACCTCGGCTGGCCCGTCTTCGACACGGCCGTCGGCCGGATCGGCGTCTACATCTGCTACGACCGGCACTTCCCCGAAGGCTGGCGTCAGCTCGGCCTGAACGGCGCCCAGCTCGTGTACAACCCCTCCGCCACCTCCCGCGGCCTCTCCGCCCATCTCTGGCAGCTGGAACAGCCCGCCGCGGCCGTCGCCAACGAGTACTTCATCGCCGCGATCAACCGGGTCGGGCAGGAGGAGTACGGCGACAACGACTTCTACGGGACCTCGTACTTCGTCGACCCGCGCGGACAGTTCGTCGGCGAGACGGCGAGCGACAAGGCTGAGGAACTCATCGTCCGGGACCTGGACTTCGACCTCATCGAGGAAGTACGCCAACAGTGGGCGTTCTACCGCGACCGGCGTCCCGACGCCTACGAAGGGCTGGTGCAGCCATGA
- a CDS encoding HAD family hydrolase: MSNINARSGVEISKEPPLGEAGLSSRTEPTAGHGRRARKVVRLVCTDLDGTLLDSAGVIRERTLGTLAEAGRAGVAVVGVTGRPVRDTLELARRYGLTGPVVCGNGAMTVDVASGRLLDCRGFGPGDAAGILRALRDAVPGIAAGVDSVSGLRLEAAFVRLVPNPWRHVPLEGGSAPEGGEPVAKILVAHPMLLVDELAAMLAAVVGDRAVITRSAGGFLELSAPGVDKGEALRLLAERRGIPLEHTAAVGDMPDDLPMLRVAGLAAAVANAHEETLRAADIVLPSNDDEGVAALIRLVLPRAVAGEARRI; this comes from the coding sequence ATGTCGAACATCAACGCCCGCTCCGGCGTGGAGATTTCGAAGGAGCCACCGCTCGGTGAGGCGGGGCTTTCCAGCCGTACGGAGCCCACGGCCGGCCACGGACGTCGCGCGCGCAAGGTCGTACGGCTCGTCTGCACCGACCTCGACGGCACCCTGCTCGACTCGGCCGGCGTCATCCGCGAGCGCACGCTGGGCACGCTGGCGGAGGCGGGGAGGGCCGGTGTCGCCGTGGTGGGGGTGACCGGACGGCCCGTCCGGGACACCCTGGAACTGGCCCGGCGCTACGGGCTCACCGGCCCCGTGGTGTGCGGCAACGGCGCGATGACCGTCGACGTCGCGTCGGGGCGGCTGCTGGACTGCCGGGGGTTCGGCCCCGGCGACGCGGCGGGGATCCTGCGCGCGCTGCGGGACGCGGTGCCCGGCATCGCGGCGGGGGTCGACTCGGTGTCCGGGCTCCGGCTGGAGGCGGCCTTCGTGCGGCTGGTGCCGAACCCGTGGCGCCATGTGCCGCTGGAGGGCGGGTCCGCACCCGAGGGCGGAGAGCCGGTCGCCAAGATCCTCGTCGCCCACCCGATGCTGCTGGTGGACGAACTGGCCGCGATGCTCGCGGCGGTCGTCGGTGACCGCGCGGTGATCACCAGGTCCGCCGGTGGCTTCCTCGAACTGTCCGCCCCCGGCGTCGACAAGGGCGAGGCCCTGCGCCTGCTCGCCGAGCGGCGCGGAATCCCGTTGGAGCACACCGCCGCCGTCGGTGACATGCCCGACGACCTCCCGATGCTGCGCGTGGCCGGGCTCGCCGCCGCCGTCGCCAACGCCCACGAGGAGACCCTGCGGGCCGCCGACATCGTGCTGCCCAGCAACGACGACGAAGGCGTGGCCGCCCTCATCCGGCTCGTCCTGCCCCGTGCCGTGGCGGGGGAGGCGCGCCGCATCTGA
- a CDS encoding helix-turn-helix domain-containing protein → MVRTPLTPEERERGERLGRMLREARGGRSMTDIAGVAGISAETLRKIETGRAPTPAFFTVAALARALGLSMDDLVVRCALVPVV, encoded by the coding sequence ATGGTGCGAACCCCCCTGACCCCCGAAGAGCGCGAGCGCGGCGAGCGGCTCGGCCGGATGCTGCGTGAGGCCCGCGGCGGCCGCAGCATGACGGACATCGCCGGGGTGGCCGGGATCTCCGCGGAGACCCTGCGCAAGATCGAGACCGGGCGGGCACCCACGCCCGCCTTCTTCACGGTCGCGGCGCTCGCACGGGCCCTCGGGCTCTCGATGGACGACCTCGTCGTGCGATGTGCCCTGGTGCCGGTGGTCTGA